The Candidatus Cloacimonas sp. genome contains the following window.
TGGTTAAGGTCTTATCCTGGCAGCCGCATTTTAAGGAATGAATTCAATAAGAGGCATTAGCAGTTGATTGAACTTGGCGAAACCCTGAGAAAAGGAATTCATATCAGCAGTTTGATTATCCCGTTGGGCTATCGTTACCTGCTATCTTTTAACCGTGCCTGGGGTTTTTCTCTGTTGCTGATTGCTTTCTCCTTAAGCTTGGTAATAGAATTTTACCGTTTCTGGCAAAAGGACTTTCATAGAACCTTCTATCGCGTGTTCGGTATTTTACTTAGAAAGCACGAGTTAAGAAATTTTACAGGGGCTACTTATATGCTCTTTTCCGCTGTAATTTGCGTTGCTTTTTTCAATCCGTTGATTGCTTCTTGCGCTATGGCTTTTTTAACGATAGGCGATACTTTTGCTGCTTTGGTAGGCATCAATTTCGGTAAACGCTGGTTTAATAACCGTAATAAAAGTTTGGAAGGTAGTTTGGCTTGTTTTATCAGCTGTGCCATTTTTGGCATATTTTGGCTGGGTAATCCTCTGCTGGCTGTTTT
Protein-coding sequences here:
- a CDS encoding phosphatidate cytidylyltransferase: MIELGETLRKGIHISSLIIPLGYRYLLSFNRAWGFSLLLIAFSLSLVIEFYRFWQKDFHRTFYRVFGILLRKHELRNFTGATYMLFSAVICVAFFNPLIASCAMAFLTIGDTFAALVGINFGKRWFNNRNKSLEGSLACFISCAIFGIFWLGNPLLAVLGALSATIAELCNIPLDDNIKIPIVSALVMTLLSIFI